One Mus pahari chromosome 10, PAHARI_EIJ_v1.1, whole genome shotgun sequence genomic window, ACAAGCAAAACTGGGCTGCCATGTAGCTGCATAACTCTGTTTACACTTTCCTCAGAGAAGCGAGAGAAGTCTGAAACGGACATCTCAAATTTACCCGTGTAATGACAAGTGCTGAGGGAACGGGGCCAACGCAGGTATAACACGCTCTTTTGATTTCAACTCTACTTAATATCTATTGGGAACTAGGTTCCACTATTAACCTTTCTTCTAAGTTTAAGAAAAAACAGATTATTACCATCTATCTGGGTAACCAAATAACTCATGCTCTCCACCAGTGTGTAACTTAATTTCTGTGCACATTCATGTTTTAGAACTTGGTTTGTTTGCAGTTAACCTTGCTAGTATGATTTAGACTACTACTGCCGCATTAGAAAAGAATATCCAGTTTCTTGGGGGAATACAAATGCTGGTATTGGCCCAGGACTCTAGCTTTAAGGTCTTTACATCCCTGTTTCTTAATTCTgactcctcttttcctcctttaatTTGTTGTACTTCCTGTTTCCAAACAAATGTAAACTCATTGTTTTTTCAACTAGGACTGGCGGTCCGGTCCCTGAATGTAATGTGACATTAACTGCCAGAGCCACCATTTGCGATATTGCAACTTAAACATCGGTTTACactatatatgaaaattaaaggGACTTTACGCTGTAAGCTAAATTAAACAATGAGgcactagaaacaaacaaaaaaaaaacctaaactatagaataaaatggaaaagcagaTCGCGGAAGTAAAACACCACTACTTTGGGAGTTCATCTCTGTGTTAGGGGGCGATTTTTATTTACATCATCCTTCCACCAATTGATTAGGGAAACGGTTTCAAGGTAAGAGTGGCTAATTTAGCATCTTACAAtagttttgggggggggagggggaggcacgCAGATGTACTCTCAACACCCACTTCACTGAGCGTCCGAAGTGCTGCTTCACCTACACCAAAAGCCGCGTTCAGAGGTGAAATCACAGCCCAGCACGGGCAACGGTGAACAGGCCAggctactttgctgaaaggaaAGCCTCGGGGGAAAACTTGGTGTTTGATAAAGGacttgaggaagagaagaagagcagCTGCTCCTCCTTTCCCATCAAATCGAAACACAACTGAGAcgagggaaaaaagggaaaaagagagaaaaaaaaaatcaagcgaGTCTACGCGGGACcccagaggaaggaaggcagaccgCTAACCTTAGAAAACCGGAGGCGCTGGCAGCCGGGAGGGAATCCCGAGGGCGGAGCCCACTGGGGAAGGAGGTGTGGAGTGGAGTCGGGGAAGAGTTGCCGAGCGAAGTGGGGGACAGGGATAGTGATGGGAGAAAAGACGGCCGGGcggagagaggggtggggctgCCGGGGCAGTGCCCGGGACAAATGTCACTCGGAgccgggggaggggagggtccgAGCGCAGGGATCCCCGGGCGGAGGATCGCTGCTTCAGCAGCTTCGAGCCCCACACAGCAGCTTAACGCCGCCCGCCCTGGGGGTCCCTGCCCGGAGCCCCGGCTCCCCGCTCCCCGGGTCCCCGAAGGTGGGAAGCGGCATCGCAGAAACCCAGAGCCGGAGGCGGCTTTACCTTCGCAGGAGGCTGGAGGCGCTCCAGCCCGAGCTCCGCCCGCCGCCGGCTCCACGTCTTGAGTGGGATGGAGGCGCCGCCGGCCCCGTCCCCTCTCGCTTTCCTTTTCCCCGCCGGGGCCCTGTCGCCGCGGGTTTCCTGCGCCGCGGCCCCCACCCCTccgctcctccctctgcctctcagaggCTCGCCCTGGACGCCGCCATCTTCCACCAGGCTAGCGAGCGCTGAACCCCAAGGCGCGTGCGTGGCCGCCGCCCCGGCCGTCACGAGACCCTGTCAGCTGACCTCAGCGCTTCCGCCTCGCGCCCCGCCCTCCGGAGCGCTGGGCTCCCTCCCTCGGTGGCCCATTCGCCCTCTTCCGGGAAGCGCCGCGTGCGCGCCGCCCGCCGTTCCGCCTCTCGGGAAGTACGCGTGCGCATagcgagagagagaaagagagggccTTGGCCCAAGCGGAGGGCGAGGCGCCACGCCCCCTGGAGCGGTCCGGGAGGCCACGCCCCCTGAATCCCTGGAGACACGCCTCTCAGCCAGGCGCTGGCGTTGGCTACTGTAACTCTGCAAAGGAGCATCTCTGTTGCCTAGCCCTAGACTTCAGTGTTCTGGAGCATCCACCAAGCCATCGAAAGTCTCAGTGCGCATCTCTGGTTTAGCTGCATTGTGGGCATAACTTTTACTCGCTACTGACACACCCTGAGCACGGATTTAAGTTTCGAGTGTTCAGGGAGATAATGGAGACAGAAGCCTCAGCCGTCAAAGGCCTTTGCGGGTGAAGTGTTGGACAGTTAACACTGCTGGCTTCGTGGTCCTCTGATCCCAGAGCCAGGATTTAATTGGCCAGTTACTTAAGGCAAATTAACTTACAGCCGTCTGAGATGGGGGATTATCCTCTATTTTCAGATAATAAATTGAAGTCTAGTTCCACAGTAGTAGACTTAGTATTTGAGCTCAAGTAAGGTGAACTTCTGCTCTCTGGGTAGGAACTCACTGAAACTATATGAAGAAGGGGACTCAGGAGCTTGAGAgtatcaaaatgaaacaaagttacAGATGACAATTGTGTCAGAGCTATGAGCAACAGACGATGTCTCATCCCAGATGTGAGAGGGGCAGACTACCCTCTAAAACGTGATTCTATGGGAGGAAGAACCTAGTATGGACACACAGTTCTAGGTTTAAACGCTCTGGTGAGCTCAATATTATTATTGTGTAGCAACCCTGGAATTGGAATTTCTCAGGGACCTCGTCTGTGGTTGAATCATTTCATAGATGGAGGTTATGGGATGAAAAACATGTAAAATGGTTTCTACAGACTTGACTCTTTGGCCGACTGACCGATTTGTGTTACTGGAGAAGACTGGATTTTTCCTTaggaaggctttcccacactgtcCCAGTGAAATAAAAGTGCCTGCGAGCAACCAGAAATGGCTTATTTGGAAAGATGAGACCTGAAGTAGAccggaaagggaaaaaaatcaacaatgaaaaacagaacaagaagccCCTTCCTTGGCTTATCCCTGGGTGATAAAAGCATGTGCTTTCGTGGCTTTGTATATGTTACAGACCCTTAGAGTATTGCCAGAACTAGATGTGGGCTGTCCTATTTCTCTTTGGTAAAGAAAGCTGACCCAGAGATCCCAAGTGACTAAATCAAGGTGAGTTTCATCCAAAAGGTTGAGCCAAGATTTGGCCACAGACTGTAACACCCAGGCCATCAAACAACTAAACCCTTGACACTGCCTCTCTATTTAATATTTGGAACCAATTAAATGacttctcagaggtgaaaggaGCTTAGGTAACATGAACTGCCTCCATCCCCTGTAGTGGAAAATTCCCTGCCTCTGAACACATCCTGAAGTGGAGAACCTGTGTATTCTTCCCACAAGCCTTCTCTTGCAGAAATCATCTCCAGGTTTGGGTGGTTGGTTTTGCtgttctgccttcctcctcctcctcctcctcctcctcctttcattCTCTGCCAGTCCACCTGCCCATATCATCTTATCCCATCCTTACCTGTGTTTCCACCTGCCAGCCTCTGtaccacttcctctttcccttagTGGGATTTGCAAAAAGTTGTCACTCTTCTTAAGATGCTATAACTAGAGACAAGAATCAGAACGAGTAGGAGGACTTGGCTCATCTTTCCAGAGGTTTCTGTTAAGTTAtcttgctccccaccccctcaacATTTTTGAAAGGGGTGTCAAATTCAAGGTAGACCTTCAAACTTCTCTTTCtgcatttatctttttttcttcaaagccCACGGTCACAGATACTTTTTTCATAGTGCACGCCTATCAAATTTTCAGACCAAAGTTGTGCGACATCATATTTCGAAGCTTTTAAAATTCACACCTCACTGCTTTCTAGACAGCAGTAATTTTATCTGTGTTCTAAGTTGACATTCAACCCAGGAGACGTTCAAGATCTTAAAAGATCTACATGGCAAAGCCTGTTCATTGAGTTCCCTGCTACTGCTGAAGTGGGCTTCCTAACTGTATCCATGCCCAGATCCAAAATAACCACTAAGAACGCACACTGTGCCGAAGTGTTTCCATCCACATCTTGCTGTTCACTGCTGCCTTTGTCTTGTTTTGCCATTTGAGGCACGGATTCTTGCTTTGTttcccaggcttgccttgaattt contains:
- the LOC110328219 gene encoding uncharacterized protein LOC110328219, with the translated sequence MGEKTAGRREGWGCRGSARDKCHSEPGEGRVRAQGSPGGGSLLQQLRAPHSSLTPPALGVPARSPGSPLPGSPKVGSGIAETQSRRRLYLRRRLEALQPELRPPPAPRLEWDGGAAGPVPSRFPFPRRGPVAAGFLRRGPHPSAPPSASQRLALDAAIFHQASER